GATTTGATTTTTGATTAAAATTTAAAATCATATTTTAGTTTCTTCCACATTTTTTGCTAGTAATTTTAAAAGATCATTGGATTTCTTGTTATAATTTTGCATTAAAAATTTAGTGTCCATTAAAATTCCTTGTATATTTTCATATTGCTTTAGATTGTCTCTCCACTCTCCATTTGCAAAACCTATATTTTCAAGAATATTACCCAATTTTAGCGGATTGTTAAATCTGTTAAAGGGCATTAAAAAGACATTGTAAATCTCTTTTTTTGTTTCTCGTTTTGCCGCATATTCGCCATAAACAATCTGTTTTATGATGGATGTGCTACTAGGCAAATCGCTTGCAACCCCACTTATGCCATATTTATAATATTTTGCATCTAATATGTAAATTTTATCGCCAAACAGCATGATGCTATCTGGTTGCAATGAATAATCAGGGTTTTGATTAGAACGTCGCAAATTCCATTTTGTTTTAGGAAAATAAACTTCTTTATTTTTTATACCAAATGCCTTGTCTATCATTCTTTCCCAAACAACATAAAAATGATATGTTCCAAATTTAAAATCAGTCTTATCCAAAATATTATCATCTTGTAAAAGAATATTTTTCATAGATTGAAAAAGGATTTTCTTGTCATCATTAAAGGTGTTGTTTAGCTTGTTTTCAAGCAGATAAATGCAATAATTTTTATCAGTGGGTAGGTTAAATTTTGATGGCATAAACGAGCTAAACACAAAGCCAAATTTAGAAAACGCTTCATGCACACAATATTTGTTTATAGCTGTTATCAATTCATTTTCATTAATCATTTCCTTTTTAACTTGAAAACGAGTATAAACAAAAGAGTTTTTATTGTTAAAAGTTTGAATAATGGGCCTATTTTTCTTCATCGTTTTGGAAAAATTTATCCTGCCTTTTGCGTTATTTTCATAATAGCTCTTATTTTCTATATAATAACCATGCGATAAAAAATATTCTATGACATTTTTATACGCTATGAGTGGAAAATTTGATCTTATAATCTCATTTTTATTATTTAACAAATTTTCACATACAATTGTTTTATTGTATTCTAAAAGAATAGAAACAAGCTTTTTTACATCTACTCTAATGTTTTTATCATCGCTTATATCAAATCCTAGTGGGAAACAAATTTGCAAGTCATTATTGATGCTTCTAATACCTACAAAATTGTCGTTCAGTTCATTGTCTGTAAAACAGCGCTCTTTTAAATTAAACATTGAATAAAAGTTCTTTTATATCATCGCTAAAAATATCAAATTGGGTTCTACCTTTTTCTCTGGTAAAATTCTTTACAACAGCTTCAAGCGTATTAAATTTTATAGTGTTAAATATTATATTTCTATCAAATTTAAAGACATCGTCCCAA
This DNA window, taken from Helicobacter pylori, encodes the following:
- a CDS encoding LlaJI family restriction endonuclease codes for the protein MFNLKERCFTDNELNDNFVGIRSINNDLQICFPLGFDISDDKNIRVDVKKLVSILLEYNKTIVCENLLNNKNEIIRSNFPLIAYKNVIEYFLSHGYYIENKSYYENNAKGRINFSKTMKKNRPIIQTFNNKNSFVYTRFQVKKEMINENELITAINKYCVHEAFSKFGFVFSSFMPSKFNLPTDKNYCIYLLENKLNNTFNDDKKILFQSMKNILLQDDNILDKTDFKFGTYHFYVVWERMIDKAFGIKNKEVYFPKTKWNLRRSNQNPDYSLQPDSIMLFGDKIYILDAKYYKYGISGVASDLPSSTSIIKQIVYGEYAAKRETKKEIYNVFLMPFNRFNNPLKLGNILENIGFANGEWRDNLKQYENIQGILMDTKFLMQNYNKKSNDLLKLLAKNVEETKI